A DNA window from Desulfovibrio inopinatus DSM 10711 contains the following coding sequences:
- a CDS encoding ParA family protein produces the protein MYITSIANQKGGVGKTTTTTNLSYNLSRRKKKVLVIDCDPQGNASQTLSKVSPFELEKNIGMLFSDGATFSSCAVPCKYEGIHLIPNNLNAGSITLSVDYNDPMRFIGFRTALERDIDFMKTFDYVLIDCPPQIDSLFLNNALVVSDFYIIPVEAGSAYALSGVDALLRVVNKIVAVNPKLKLLGALLTLLDKRTKAGKIIANSVKAYFQPENVFKTQIHRNTVIERSNIAGRCICDFDESALGCRNYRDLATEFMDRIESFNG, from the coding sequence GTGTACATAACAAGTATAGCCAACCAGAAAGGCGGTGTCGGAAAAACAACGACGACGACAAATCTTTCCTACAACCTCTCAAGAAGAAAGAAGAAAGTTCTTGTTATCGACTGTGATCCACAGGGAAATGCGTCGCAAACGTTAAGCAAAGTCTCTCCGTTTGAACTTGAAAAGAATATCGGCATGTTATTCTCAGATGGAGCAACATTCTCATCATGTGCGGTACCATGCAAGTATGAGGGTATACACCTCATCCCAAACAATCTGAATGCTGGTTCTATCACACTCAGTGTTGATTATAACGATCCTATGCGTTTTATTGGGTTCAGAACGGCACTTGAAAGAGATATCGATTTCATGAAAACGTTCGACTACGTCTTGATAGACTGCCCCCCTCAGATAGATTCATTGTTTCTGAATAACGCCCTCGTCGTATCAGACTTCTATATTATCCCCGTTGAAGCAGGATCAGCCTATGCTCTATCAGGCGTCGACGCATTGCTAAGAGTTGTAAACAAAATCGTGGCGGTAAATCCGAAGTTGAAATTACTCGGCGCACTCCTCACATTACTTGATAAACGGACAAAGGCAGGGAAGATCATTGCCAACTCTGTGAAGGCGTATTTCCAGCCAGAGAACGTCTTCAAAACGCAGATACATCGCAATACTGTCATTGAACGATCAAATATTGCGGGACGGTGTATTTGTGACTTTGACGAAAGCGCACTGGGATGCCGCAATTATCGCGACCTCGCGACAGAATTTATGGATAGAATCGAGTCGTTCAACGGATGA
- a CDS encoding helix-turn-helix domain-containing protein — protein sequence MTITENQRQHIRQARQNADKTCRELGQATGVKPSEISMIEGGRMECDRETYELICAALEVDPIKSPPKNVINFPTSPKHSPHVSGEAVCLNCKHEWISIAPVGTTWLECPNCGLHKGAGKYPVIPQEYWQCTCGMELFYITPKGAMCPQCGKMQAW from the coding sequence ATGACTATAACCGAAAACCAAAGACAACACATTCGACAAGCACGTCAAAACGCCGACAAAACATGCCGTGAACTTGGTCAAGCGACTGGAGTGAAGCCCTCGGAAATCAGCATGATCGAAGGGGGAAGAATGGAATGTGATCGTGAGACATACGAACTGATTTGTGCTGCGCTTGAGGTTGATCCCATAAAATCGCCTCCGAAGAACGTCATCAATTTCCCAACATCCCCAAAGCACTCTCCGCATGTATCAGGCGAAGCAGTATGCTTGAACTGCAAGCATGAATGGATAAGCATTGCTCCCGTCGGTACGACATGGCTGGAATGTCCCAACTGCGGACTACACAAGGGGGCCGGCAAATATCCGGTTATCCCTCAAGAATACTGGCAATGTACATGTGGAATGGAACTCTTCTATATCACACCGAAAGGCGCGATGTGTCCCCAATGTGGGAAAATGCAGGCATGGTAA
- a CDS encoding phosphoadenosine phosphosulfate reductase family protein yields the protein MNVNVVSISGGVDSTATALLAIERMTPNLRFVFADTGNEHPLTLEYIGYLENVFKAPIMKVKADFSAKIETRRRKLVSRIKDRKKTGWTNKRLRQALWTLTPTGNPFLDMCLYHSRFPSATRRFCSGELKVIPIQQAVFAVILDNGDKPISWQGIRWDESPRRALLPMHEEGEIDIYRPIASWSKKKCFDYLAQHGVEPNPLYKMGMHRVGCMPCIFARKAELSNISRMFPEELDRISRWERRVSLAARRGISSFFSYDKTPRGKNSKNFNNCTVYHVANWATTNRNGQASMLDILPQPECVSEYGLCE from the coding sequence ATGAACGTGAACGTTGTTTCCATTTCGGGCGGCGTAGACAGCACGGCTACTGCCCTCCTTGCCATAGAACGAATGACACCCAATTTGCGTTTTGTGTTTGCCGACACAGGGAATGAACACCCCTTGACTCTTGAATACATTGGCTATCTTGAGAATGTATTCAAAGCGCCGATCATGAAAGTGAAGGCTGATTTTTCAGCAAAGATCGAGACGCGAAGGAGAAAGCTAGTTTCGAGGATCAAAGACCGAAAAAAGACGGGATGGACGAATAAACGCCTTCGGCAAGCGCTCTGGACGCTCACGCCTACGGGGAACCCATTTCTTGATATGTGTTTATATCATAGCCGGTTCCCATCAGCTACACGGCGTTTTTGTTCGGGGGAACTCAAAGTCATACCGATTCAACAGGCTGTTTTCGCGGTCATCTTGGACAACGGCGATAAGCCCATATCGTGGCAAGGGATCCGCTGGGATGAAAGCCCGCGTCGCGCACTGCTTCCTATGCACGAAGAGGGAGAGATAGATATATACAGGCCGATTGCATCTTGGAGCAAGAAGAAGTGTTTTGACTATCTCGCACAGCATGGAGTTGAGCCGAATCCATTGTACAAGATGGGAATGCACAGAGTTGGATGTATGCCATGTATTTTTGCAAGAAAAGCTGAATTGTCAAATATATCACGCATGTTTCCAGAGGAGCTTGATCGTATCTCACGGTGGGAGCGCCGTGTTTCCCTTGCGGCAAGGCGTGGCATATCATCATTCTTTTCGTACGACAAAACTCCACGCGGAAAGAACTCAAAAAATTTTAATAACTGTACAGTTTATCACGTAGCTAACTGGGCAACAACGAATCGAAACGGCCAAGCCTCAATGCTCGATATTCTTCCACAGCCTGAATGCGTTTCAGAATACGGATTGTGTGAGTAG
- a CDS encoding phage Gp37/Gp68 family protein has protein sequence MADNTKINWADATWNPIIGCSKISPACDNCYAERTACRLAQNPKTADTYSQVVGCTSKAWNGKTAFVESALEIPLHWKRPRRIFVGSMTDIFHPTVQDEWLDHVFAVMALCPQHTFMVLTKRPEGMREYVEQGEKRNWAEHLSDVAMDITHNEEAECQVYNSINGNLVGKMNVGWPMRNVWLGVTVENQQMADYRIPILLNTPAAVRFVSCEPLLGKVNLHRYMMLTEDNQDIEHFDRHGWAYDSWSGGFWGTHDSTYSPEPGLHWAICGGESGPNARPMHPDWVRSLRDQCGAANVPFWFKQWGEWTCTYDRDDDPDWRNLPKDKSKKQRFMNLAGGHGFHGERVVFMERVGSKKSGRLLDGAEHNGLPG, from the coding sequence ATGGCAGATAACACAAAAATAAATTGGGCAGACGCGACCTGGAACCCAATCATCGGGTGTTCCAAAATCTCCCCCGCGTGTGACAACTGTTATGCTGAACGAACCGCATGTAGACTCGCGCAGAACCCCAAGACGGCAGATACGTATAGCCAAGTAGTAGGCTGTACATCCAAAGCCTGGAACGGGAAAACGGCGTTTGTTGAGTCTGCGCTTGAAATACCACTACATTGGAAGAGGCCACGACGCATTTTTGTGGGGAGCATGACAGATATTTTCCATCCTACCGTGCAAGATGAGTGGCTCGACCATGTGTTTGCAGTAATGGCCCTTTGTCCGCAGCATACGTTTATGGTGCTCACGAAACGGCCGGAGGGGATGCGGGAATATGTAGAGCAAGGAGAGAAGAGAAATTGGGCCGAACATCTTTCTGATGTGGCGATGGATATAACTCACAACGAAGAGGCCGAGTGCCAAGTCTATAATAGTATTAACGGCAACCTTGTTGGTAAAATGAACGTAGGCTGGCCGATGCGTAACGTCTGGCTAGGCGTAACAGTCGAAAACCAACAAATGGCCGACTACCGCATACCAATCTTGCTCAATACTCCGGCGGCGGTCCGGTTTGTGTCGTGTGAGCCGCTATTGGGGAAGGTGAACTTGCACCGGTACATGATGCTCACCGAAGATAACCAGGACATTGAGCATTTTGATAGGCATGGGTGGGCCTATGATTCTTGGTCTGGAGGTTTTTGGGGAACACATGATTCAACGTATTCCCCGGAACCTGGGCTACACTGGGCCATCTGTGGCGGTGAATCAGGACCCAACGCCAGACCGATGCATCCTGATTGGGTGCGCTCTCTGCGCGATCAGTGTGGCGCGGCAAATGTCCCATTCTGGTTCAAGCAGTGGGGGGAATGGACTTGTACCTATGACCGTGACGATGATCCTGATTGGCGCAACTTGCCCAAGGATAAAAGCAAAAAACAGCGGTTTATGAACCTCGCAGGAGGACATGGCTTTCATGGTGAGCGTGTTGTGTTCATGGAACGCGTAGGGAGCAAGAAATCTGGCCGGCTCCTCGACGGCGCAGAACACAACGGGTTGCCGGGATAA
- a CDS encoding ATP-dependent helicase: MNTIATTETIQTQQSMPPQVVTLNAQQREAVTVDQDKHRQVLVLAGAGSGKTRVLTERIAHLIEDCKVHPSEIVAITFTRLAAKEMKERLEARLGKNAYGLSVSTMHGLAFRLLRQFGDLLGLRTDRFTVYSSLEEDMLLKDVAEEMGGYDSASKRWKVKRKDIAEAFAHYREHFQEPPADEPAANIVRGFYQRCRENNAVTHDGLMIGLRQLMPRIAQYLHWRYLLVDECQDLDGQQWMIVNDVMEHCGSALFAVGDIDQSIYEWRGAIPGYLVSQAEKFHILRLEQNYRNGRTIVDAANNLIDHNANRLPKTMVPARQEEGEIGLAEKTQGQGALFENVLHINLEACIVSQARDVKSGSLAVLCRTHDLLEGTSNELDTFGIKNIHVGSASKLQNSPEFMRIHAVLKLMINPFDNFSFMVIREYCDVSRETYAQIRINAAKLGLSHFQVWKQSVGFSPFAGLELVDDALNVAQDWFLPSSPVEMNFLESIVEQHDITTVSGLLEYLAFQDAQDDLSIDDETVPLMTVHAAKGLEWDNVVLIGFDDGVFPSKRNANIEEERRLAYVALTRAANSITIVHDQQKPSRFIAEMGA; the protein is encoded by the coding sequence ATGAACACCATTGCCACAACCGAAACCATACAGACTCAACAGAGTATGCCTCCCCAAGTCGTTACACTCAACGCCCAACAACGCGAGGCCGTCACCGTCGATCAGGACAAACACCGTCAGGTCCTCGTTCTGGCCGGTGCCGGCTCCGGCAAGACACGAGTTCTGACCGAGCGTATCGCGCATCTTATTGAGGACTGCAAAGTTCATCCTTCTGAAATTGTCGCCATTACGTTCACGCGATTGGCGGCAAAAGAGATGAAGGAACGACTTGAAGCACGGCTTGGCAAGAACGCCTATGGCTTGAGCGTTTCCACTATGCACGGTCTGGCCTTTCGACTCTTGCGCCAATTCGGCGATCTGTTGGGCCTGCGGACGGACCGTTTCACGGTCTATTCTTCTCTCGAAGAAGACATGCTCCTGAAAGACGTGGCCGAAGAAATGGGTGGATATGACAGCGCATCAAAGCGCTGGAAAGTCAAACGCAAAGATATAGCGGAAGCATTCGCCCATTATCGAGAGCATTTTCAAGAACCGCCAGCCGACGAACCCGCCGCCAATATCGTACGCGGATTTTACCAACGCTGCAGGGAAAACAACGCCGTTACCCACGACGGCTTGATGATCGGCTTGCGCCAACTCATGCCGCGCATCGCGCAATATCTGCACTGGCGCTACCTCTTGGTCGACGAGTGCCAGGACCTCGACGGCCAACAATGGATGATCGTCAACGATGTTATGGAACACTGCGGTTCAGCCCTTTTCGCTGTCGGTGACATTGATCAAAGCATCTACGAATGGCGCGGAGCCATCCCCGGCTATCTCGTTAGCCAGGCCGAAAAGTTTCATATCCTCCGGCTTGAACAGAATTACCGAAATGGAAGAACAATCGTCGATGCGGCGAACAATCTTATTGACCACAACGCCAATCGATTACCCAAAACGATGGTACCGGCACGACAAGAAGAAGGTGAGATTGGCCTTGCTGAAAAGACACAAGGCCAGGGAGCATTGTTTGAAAACGTTCTTCACATAAATCTTGAAGCCTGCATTGTTTCCCAGGCAAGAGATGTCAAAAGCGGTTCTTTGGCTGTATTATGCAGAACACACGATCTTCTTGAAGGCACCTCGAATGAGCTTGATACATTTGGGATAAAAAATATTCACGTCGGCTCTGCCAGCAAACTCCAGAATAGTCCCGAGTTCATGCGAATCCACGCTGTACTCAAGCTGATGATCAATCCATTCGATAACTTCTCGTTCATGGTGATTCGGGAATATTGCGACGTCTCCCGTGAAACGTATGCACAAATACGAATCAATGCTGCAAAACTCGGCCTTTCTCATTTTCAAGTATGGAAACAGTCTGTAGGTTTCTCTCCCTTCGCAGGATTGGAATTAGTTGATGACGCATTGAATGTCGCTCAAGACTGGTTTCTCCCTTCCTCACCGGTAGAGATGAATTTTCTGGAAAGCATCGTTGAGCAACACGACATCACAACAGTGTCAGGCTTGTTGGAATACCTCGCCTTTCAGGACGCGCAAGACGATCTCTCCATAGACGATGAGACCGTACCGCTCATGACTGTCCACGCCGCCAAGGGACTGGAATGGGACAACGTTGTTCTCATAGGCTTTGACGATGGAGTCTTTCCCTCGAAGCGAAATGCCAACATAGAGGAAGAACGCCGCCTCGCCTACGTCGCGCTCACCAGAGCAGCCAACTCCATCACCATCGTTCACGATCAACAAAAACCATCTCGGTTTATCGCGGAAATGGGAGCCTAG
- a CDS encoding ATP-binding protein gives MIARIAAKSFKGLDMDQALTQRNLVIGPNGSGKSSISQALQLAVMGYIPGTAGKKIGDIIDAFSDPSQGAKRDVRVVAEMQNGTLIERRLRRFDDKNTQSLRINERKASAAEVGDAVRDEHVVDVSAFMSLSGPKQIETLFSLYPPQGDVISIEKDIARAENTLKSLQQQRDNTKRDAARFAKSRADMDLPAGTLPEIDAKIAELSEQLDNAKQEHAHARAAMQIQQEQEPSRATIQSKATTTSHHEQPFQSPAQEATAQNDVVTALENIKAAMDAAGCDVCAAKMVVRQALMQAKKAIREAA, from the coding sequence ATGATAGCCCGTATCGCTGCAAAATCGTTCAAGGGCTTGGATATGGACCAAGCCCTGACCCAAAGGAATCTTGTCATCGGTCCCAATGGCTCCGGCAAATCAAGCATCAGTCAAGCGTTGCAACTCGCAGTCATGGGATACATTCCCGGTACAGCCGGGAAAAAGATCGGCGATATCATCGACGCCTTTTCCGACCCATCGCAGGGAGCAAAAAGAGACGTGCGTGTCGTGGCTGAAATGCAGAATGGCACGTTAATCGAACGACGCCTTCGGCGATTCGACGACAAGAATACACAAAGTCTTCGCATTAATGAACGCAAAGCCAGCGCGGCCGAAGTTGGCGACGCCGTACGCGACGAACATGTTGTCGACGTCTCGGCCTTTATGAGCTTGTCCGGTCCGAAACAAATTGAGACGCTTTTTTCCCTGTATCCACCACAGGGCGATGTCATCAGCATTGAAAAAGACATTGCCCGAGCCGAAAACACCCTCAAGAGCCTCCAACAGCAACGCGACAACACCAAGCGGGACGCGGCCAGATTTGCCAAATCACGAGCGGACATGGACTTGCCCGCGGGAACGTTGCCGGAAATAGACGCCAAAATAGCTGAACTCAGTGAACAACTCGACAACGCCAAGCAGGAGCATGCACACGCTCGTGCAGCCATGCAAATCCAACAAGAACAGGAACCATCTCGCGCCACAATCCAATCCAAGGCAACGACCACATCCCATCATGAACAACCGTTTCAGTCCCCTGCGCAGGAGGCCACGGCACAAAATGATGTGGTCACGGCATTGGAAAACATCAAAGCGGCGATGGATGCAGCCGGATGCGATGTTTGTGCCGCCAAGATGGTTGTGCGGCAAGCCCTGATGCAAGCCAAAAAAGCCATAAGGGAGGCCGCATGA